In Candidatus Pantoea floridensis, the genomic window TAAATAAGTATCTACACGTTGCCCCCCTAACCACATGCCATTCATCATATACAAAGTATGAATCAATTCATGTGCCAAGCCTATAAATGATTCCTCTCCTGTTTTAGCTGCATAAGGATTACCATGTTCATCTACATAAATCGAAACATCAGGATTGAAAGAAATGTTTGCACTTGAACCTTCGCCATGAGTTCCATCGGGGCTGGGTTTACTGAAAACACCAACATTAAGTTTATTTTTCACTCTAGGATCTTTGCCAGTCACTAGTTTAAAATATTTTGGACCTGATAAAGTATGATGAACAGAAGTCGGTTTATTTCTGTTTACGGTAATCACAACAAATTTTTCTTGTGAACTCATTGCCGCAATATCCTTCAGCAGCCCATGACCAACACTTTTGCTTGCTATCTGTTTTAATTTAAAATCAACTTCTTTAATATCTTCCGCTGAGCTAGCATCAATTACGATATTAGCTGCAAAACTGCTTCTTGATGTTAACATAAGTCATCCAATGTTTTTCCATATTAACTTCAAAACTCACTAATATTGCTTTCTTACATTCAAACCATGTTCTTTTCTGACGCCATTTTCAGACTTGTT contains:
- a CDS encoding M91 family zinc metallopeptidase — its product is MLTSRSSFAANIVIDASSAEDIKEVDFKLKQIASKSVGHGLLKDIAAMSSQEKFVVITVNRNKPTSVHHTLSGPKYFKLVTGKDPRVKNKLNVGVFSKPSPDGTHGEGSSANISFNPDVSIYVDEHGNPYAAKTGEESFIGLAHELIHTLYMMNGMWLGGQRVDTYLTEDKGVREEEDRAVGLGEYQNEKYTENKIRQEHNLPLRSSYVSIMSSQEAEKLGIVIK